In a single window of the Bradyrhizobium sp. ORS 285 genome:
- a CDS encoding SDR family oxidoreductase — translation MTILVTGATGTVGRHVVDQLTKRGADVRALVRDPAKANLPAGVALAKGDLLDVDSLRAAMSGVSTLFLLNAVTPDEFTQALVALNVAREAGIERIVYLSVIHSDVYVNVPHFAGKFAVERMIEQMELHATILRPAYFMNNELTIKDVVLNYGVYPMPIGAKGLAMIDARDIGEIAAIELIRREQSPEPLPLTRLNLVGPDTLTGTDAAAVWSDVLRRPIAYGGDDTVGFETNLRQVMPSWMAFDMRLMAERFLGDGMVPDKGDVARLTALLGRPLRSYRDFVAEIAMA, via the coding sequence ATGACCATCCTCGTCACCGGCGCCACGGGCACCGTCGGCCGTCACGTCGTCGACCAGCTCACCAAGCGCGGAGCCGATGTGCGCGCCCTCGTCCGCGATCCTGCCAAGGCCAACCTTCCGGCCGGCGTCGCCCTCGCCAAGGGCGACCTGCTCGATGTCGACTCGCTGCGCGCCGCCATGTCAGGCGTGTCGACGCTTTTCCTGCTCAACGCCGTCACGCCGGACGAATTCACCCAGGCGCTGGTCGCGCTCAACGTGGCTCGCGAGGCCGGCATCGAGCGCATCGTCTACCTCTCGGTGATCCACAGCGACGTCTACGTGAACGTGCCGCACTTCGCTGGCAAGTTCGCGGTCGAACGCATGATCGAGCAGATGGAGCTACACGCCACCATCCTGCGGCCGGCGTACTTCATGAACAACGAGCTCACGATCAAGGACGTCGTGCTGAACTACGGCGTGTACCCCATGCCGATTGGCGCGAAGGGTCTCGCGATGATCGATGCCCGTGACATCGGCGAGATCGCAGCGATCGAGCTGATCCGCCGCGAGCAATCGCCCGAGCCGCTGCCGCTGACGCGTCTCAACCTCGTCGGTCCGGACACGCTGACCGGCACGGATGCCGCCGCTGTCTGGTCGGACGTGCTCCGACGCCCGATCGCCTATGGCGGCGACGACACCGTGGGCTTCGAGACCAATCTGCGGCAGGTGATGCCGAGCTGGATGGCGTTTGACATGCGGCTGATGGCCGAGCGCTTCCTGGGCGACGGCATGGTGCCCGACAAAGGCGACGTCGCCCGCCTTACTGCGCTGCTGGGCCGGCCTCTGCGGTCCTATCGCGACTTCGTCGCCGAGATCGCCATGGCCTGA
- a CDS encoding LysR family transcriptional regulator → MDLLALADFTLVARHGGFGRAARASGRPKATLSRRVAELEAALAIRLIERGGRALKLTEEGRALFERTGALLTELDETVGAISSGGQTPRGRLRISAPLLFSQTAMGKLAATFALKYPDVRLDVTTDDRTVDMVEEGYDLVIRVNPDPDDSLVGRIFLRDQMVVVAHPALARPATEVAIPAIVRSTDQITAWNVASAAGPSRIAIEPILRLSSVIMVRDAVRAGVGAACLPLSLASHDLAAGRLLQWAELDAPPVELWTLYPSRRLLSARVSAFLDHLKEAFPTGTSAELATYVEG, encoded by the coding sequence ATGGATCTGCTGGCGCTCGCCGATTTCACGCTCGTCGCCCGTCACGGCGGCTTCGGCCGCGCGGCGCGGGCGAGCGGACGTCCAAAGGCGACACTGTCGCGCCGCGTCGCAGAGCTCGAGGCTGCCCTCGCCATCCGGCTGATCGAGCGTGGCGGGCGCGCGCTGAAGCTGACCGAGGAGGGACGGGCGCTGTTCGAGCGCACCGGCGCGCTGCTCACCGAGCTCGACGAGACCGTCGGCGCGATCTCGTCGGGCGGCCAGACGCCGCGCGGTCGCCTGCGCATCAGTGCGCCGCTGCTGTTCTCGCAGACCGCGATGGGCAAGCTCGCGGCGACCTTCGCGCTGAAATATCCGGACGTGCGGCTGGACGTGACGACCGACGACCGCACGGTCGACATGGTCGAGGAGGGCTATGACCTGGTGATCCGGGTCAATCCCGATCCCGATGACAGCCTGGTCGGGCGCATCTTCCTTCGTGACCAGATGGTGGTGGTCGCCCACCCGGCGCTTGCGCGGCCCGCGACGGAGGTCGCCATTCCCGCGATCGTCCGCAGCACTGACCAGATTACAGCGTGGAACGTTGCGTCTGCCGCGGGGCCATCGCGCATCGCGATCGAGCCGATCCTGCGCCTGTCGTCGGTGATCATGGTGCGCGATGCAGTCCGTGCCGGTGTCGGCGCGGCCTGCCTGCCGCTGTCGCTCGCTAGCCACGACCTCGCGGCCGGCCGGCTGCTGCAGTGGGCCGAACTCGATGCGCCGCCAGTTGAGCTCTGGACGTTGTATCCCTCTCGCCGCCTGCTCAGCGCGCGCGTGTCGGCGTTTCTCGATCACCTCAAGGAGGCATTTCCGACAGGAACGTCGGCGGAGCTCGCCACCTATGTCGAGGGGTAG
- a CDS encoding prephenate dehydratase: MSKILKIAFQGEPGANSHIAISEAYPTAEAMPCPTFEDALSAISSGEADLGMIPIENSVAGRVADIHHLLPGSGLYIIGEWFLPIRHQLMALKGTKLADIKTVESHVQALGQCRRYIRQLGIRPIVAGDTAGSARDVSERGDRTVAAIASRLAAKIYGLDILAEDIEDEAHNTTRFVVLAREEQWAEQNSGPLVTSFVFRVRNLPAALYKALGGFATNGVNMTKLESYMVDGNFFATQFYADVDGHPEDKGLAFALEELKFFSRELRIVGVYPAHPFRATFSELLES, translated from the coding sequence ATGAGCAAGATCTTGAAAATCGCATTCCAGGGCGAGCCGGGAGCCAATTCCCATATCGCCATCTCCGAGGCCTATCCGACCGCCGAGGCCATGCCCTGCCCGACCTTCGAGGACGCGCTCAGCGCGATCTCGTCCGGCGAGGCCGATCTCGGCATGATCCCGATCGAGAACTCGGTGGCGGGCCGCGTCGCCGACATCCACCATCTGCTGCCGGGCTCGGGCCTGTACATCATCGGCGAATGGTTTTTGCCGATCCGCCACCAGTTGATGGCGCTGAAGGGCACCAAGCTCGCCGATATCAAGACGGTCGAGAGCCACGTCCAGGCGCTCGGCCAGTGCCGCCGCTACATTCGCCAGCTCGGCATCCGCCCGATCGTCGCCGGCGACACCGCGGGCAGCGCCCGCGACGTGTCCGAGCGCGGCGACAGGACCGTCGCGGCGATCGCCTCGCGTCTGGCCGCGAAGATCTACGGCCTCGACATCCTTGCCGAGGACATCGAGGACGAGGCCCACAACACCACCCGCTTCGTGGTGCTGGCGCGCGAGGAGCAGTGGGCCGAACAGAACTCGGGACCGCTGGTGACGAGCTTCGTGTTCCGCGTCCGCAACCTCCCCGCGGCGCTGTACAAGGCGCTCGGCGGCTTCGCGACCAACGGCGTCAACATGACCAAGCTCGAAAGCTACATGGTCGACGGCAATTTTTTCGCCACGCAGTTCTATGCCGACGTCGATGGCCATCCTGAGGACAAGGGACTGGCGTTCGCGCTGGAGGAGCTGAAGTTCTTCTCGCGCGAGCTGCGCATCGTCGGCGTCTATCCGGCGCACCCGTTCCGGGCGACGTTCAGCGAGCTTCTCGAAAGCTAG
- a CDS encoding 3-deoxy-manno-octulosonate cytidylyltransferase: MTRPNILVLIPARMASTRLPGKPLLDIAGVPMIVQVLRRAEAAAIGRVAVATDTPEIAAAVTAAGGEVVMTKPDHPSGSDRIFEAMCKLDPAGEAEIVVNLQGDFPTIDPQSISDVLPPLEDPAVDIATLAAQIHTEEESLNPNVVKAVGSPLSGRRMRALYFTRATAPHGDGPRYHHIGLYAYRRAALERFVRLPPSPLEQQEKLEQLRALEAGMRIDVMVVDAVPRGVDTPADLETARRLLSKA, translated from the coding sequence ATGACCCGACCCAACATCCTCGTGCTGATTCCCGCCCGCATGGCCTCGACGCGCCTGCCCGGCAAGCCGCTGCTCGACATCGCGGGCGTGCCGATGATCGTACAGGTGCTGCGCCGCGCCGAGGCGGCGGCGATCGGCCGTGTCGCGGTGGCCACCGACACGCCCGAGATCGCGGCGGCGGTCACGGCGGCGGGCGGCGAGGTGGTGATGACCAAGCCGGACCATCCCTCGGGCTCCGACCGCATCTTTGAGGCGATGTGCAAGCTCGATCCGGCCGGCGAGGCGGAGATCGTGGTCAATCTGCAGGGCGACTTTCCGACCATCGATCCCCAGAGCATCAGCGACGTGCTGCCGCCGCTCGAAGACCCTGCGGTGGACATTGCCACGCTGGCGGCGCAGATCCACACCGAGGAGGAGAGCCTCAACCCGAACGTCGTCAAGGCGGTTGGCTCGCCCCTGTCAGGGCGGCGCATGCGTGCGCTGTATTTCACCCGGGCCACGGCGCCGCATGGCGACGGACCGCGCTACCACCACATCGGCCTCTACGCCTATCGCCGCGCGGCGCTGGAGCGCTTCGTCCGCCTGCCGCCATCGCCGCTGGAACAGCAGGAGAAGCTGGAGCAGCTCCGCGCGCTGGAGGCCGGCATGCGCATCGACGTGATGGTCGTCGATGCCGTTCCCCGCGGCGTCGACACGCCGGCCGACCTCGAAACCGCCCGCCGGCTGCTGTCCAAAGCGTGA
- a CDS encoding cytochrome c family protein has protein sequence MDSFELNKILGAVLAACLVVLVTSFSANAIFAPKMPEKPGFEIAVKEAEGAAKSGAAPAAAEPIEKLLQTASVEKGAAAAKKCAACHTFDKGGKNAVGPNLYGIVGDHIGEGRGFNFSAAIKAKGGTWTIDALNQFIANPKGYIPGTAMGFAGIQKDSERADVLAYLNSLSDNPAPLPTAAK, from the coding sequence ATGGACTCCTTCGAACTGAACAAAATCCTCGGCGCCGTGCTGGCCGCCTGTCTGGTCGTGCTGGTCACGAGCTTCTCCGCCAACGCGATCTTCGCGCCGAAGATGCCGGAAAAGCCGGGTTTCGAGATCGCCGTGAAGGAGGCCGAGGGCGCCGCCAAGTCGGGCGCCGCGCCGGCCGCCGCCGAGCCGATCGAGAAGCTGCTGCAGACCGCCTCGGTCGAGAAGGGCGCCGCCGCCGCCAAGAAGTGCGCCGCCTGTCACACCTTCGACAAGGGCGGCAAGAATGCCGTCGGGCCGAATCTCTACGGGATCGTCGGCGACCACATCGGCGAAGGCCGCGGCTTCAATTTCTCCGCGGCGATCAAGGCCAAGGGCGGCACCTGGACCATCGATGCGCTCAACCAGTTCATCGCCAACCCGAAGGGCTACATCCCCGGCACCGCGATGGGCTTCGCCGGCATCCAGAAGGACTCCGAGCGCGCCGACGTGCTCGCCTATCTGAACTCGCTGTCGGACAATCCGGCGCCGCTGCCGACCGCTGCCAAGTAG
- a CDS encoding extracellular solute-binding protein has product MTPALGTAASFAPLDAAQAQAGEQLLWRHGLSLFGELKYPADFKRFDYVNPDAPKGGTARMISLGTFDNFNIVVMYVKGNIAAAAMTVYETLMSRAQDEVSTEYGLLAEAAAYPDDYSWVIYRLRKEARWHDGKPVTPDDVIFSLDVLKKNSPFYGSYYRHVVKAEKISDQEVKFTFDGPGNRELPHIVGELLVLPKHWWEGTDAQGRKRDVTATSLEPPLGSSPYRIKEFVPGRSIKVERVKDYWGANLPVRIGQNNFDELQFEYFRDNLVALEAFKADQADWINENSAKQWATAYDFPAIADKRAVKEEFPVRDSGRMQGFVFNLRRPQFQDARLRRAFNYAFDFEEMNKQLFFGQYKRINSYFEGTELASSGLPQGQELQILEGLRDKVPPEVFTTAYQNPVGGNPENVRANLREANRLLKEAGYEIKDRKLVDPAGKPVAIELMVQDPSSERIVLFYKPSLERLGVTVTVRQVDNVQYEQRVRTFDYDMITDVWGQSLSPGNEQRDFWGSRAADEQGSKNTAGIKNPAIDELIEKIIFAKDRATLEAATHALDRVLLWNFYVVPQFTYPFLRSARWDRFSHATFPKYASTGWPSLWWFDADKAGKVKRS; this is encoded by the coding sequence ATGACCCCGGCGCTCGGCACCGCCGCCAGCTTCGCCCCGCTCGATGCCGCACAGGCGCAGGCCGGCGAGCAGCTGCTCTGGCGCCATGGCCTGTCGCTGTTCGGTGAGCTCAAGTACCCCGCGGACTTCAAGCGCTTCGACTACGTCAATCCCGATGCGCCGAAGGGCGGCACGGCGCGGATGATCTCGCTCGGCACCTTCGACAATTTCAACATCGTCGTGATGTATGTGAAGGGCAACATCGCCGCGGCCGCCATGACCGTCTACGAGACGCTGATGTCGCGGGCGCAGGACGAGGTCTCGACCGAATACGGCCTGCTTGCCGAGGCCGCCGCCTATCCGGACGATTACTCCTGGGTGATCTATCGCCTGCGCAAGGAAGCGCGCTGGCACGACGGCAAGCCGGTGACGCCCGACGACGTCATCTTCTCGCTCGACGTGCTGAAGAAGAACAGCCCGTTCTACGGCTCCTATTATCGGCACGTCGTCAAGGCCGAGAAGATCAGCGACCAGGAGGTCAAGTTCACCTTCGACGGCCCCGGCAATCGCGAGCTGCCGCACATCGTCGGCGAGTTGCTGGTGCTGCCCAAGCATTGGTGGGAAGGCACCGACGCGCAGGGCCGCAAGCGTGACGTCACCGCGACCTCGCTGGAGCCGCCGCTCGGATCGAGCCCGTACCGCATCAAGGAGTTCGTTCCCGGACGCTCGATCAAGGTCGAGCGCGTCAAGGATTATTGGGGTGCGAACCTGCCGGTCCGGATCGGCCAGAACAATTTCGACGAGCTGCAGTTCGAGTATTTCCGCGACAACCTCGTCGCGCTCGAAGCCTTCAAGGCCGACCAGGCCGACTGGATCAACGAGAACTCGGCCAAGCAGTGGGCGACCGCCTACGACTTCCCGGCGATCGCCGACAAGCGCGCGGTCAAGGAGGAGTTTCCGGTCCGCGATTCCGGCCGCATGCAGGGCTTCGTGTTCAACCTGCGCCGCCCGCAATTCCAGGACGCGAGGCTGCGTCGCGCCTTCAACTACGCGTTCGACTTCGAGGAGATGAACAAGCAGCTGTTCTTCGGCCAGTACAAGCGGATCAACAGCTATTTCGAAGGCACCGAGCTCGCCTCCTCCGGCCTGCCGCAGGGCCAGGAATTGCAGATCCTCGAGGGCCTACGCGACAAGGTGCCGCCGGAGGTGTTCACCACCGCCTATCAGAACCCGGTCGGCGGCAATCCGGAGAATGTCCGCGCCAATCTGCGCGAGGCTAACAGGCTGTTGAAGGAGGCCGGCTACGAGATCAAGGACCGCAAGCTGGTCGATCCTGCCGGCAAGCCGGTCGCAATCGAGCTGATGGTTCAGGACCCGTCGTCCGAGCGCATCGTGCTGTTCTACAAGCCGTCGCTGGAACGTCTCGGCGTCACCGTGACGGTGCGCCAGGTTGACAACGTCCAGTATGAGCAGCGGGTGCGCACCTTCGACTACGACATGATCACCGACGTCTGGGGCCAGTCGCTGTCGCCGGGCAATGAGCAGCGCGATTTCTGGGGCTCCAGGGCCGCCGACGAGCAGGGCTCGAAGAACACGGCGGGCATCAAGAACCCCGCCATCGACGAACTGATCGAGAAGATCATCTTCGCCAAGGACCGCGCCACCTTGGAGGCGGCGACGCATGCGCTCGACCGCGTGCTGCTGTGGAATTTCTACGTCGTCCCGCAGTTCACCTATCCCTTCCTGCGCAGCGCGCGCTGGGACCGCTTCAGCCATGCGACGTTCCCGAAATATGCCAGCACCGGCTGGCCGTCGCTGTGGTGGTTCGACGCCGACAAGGCTGGCAAGGTGAAGCGCTCTTGA
- a CDS encoding extracellular solute-binding protein, which produces MSHLSRRGVLGLGLGALTAPLIKPAVAAEFGPDSHGASAFGDLKYPADFRQFDYVNPDAPKGGMFSLIPSVRAYNQSYQTFNSFNAYVLKGEGAQGMDMTFATLMVRAADEPDAVYGLVAKSVAISPDKLTYRFALRPEARFHDGSKITAHDVAWSLNTLKEKGHPLIVVQLRDFVKAEALDDATVVVSFVEKRARDVPLYVVTLPIFSKAYYANRAFDENPLDVPLGSGPYKVGKYEINRYVEFERVKDWWAADLPVSRGLYNFDIVRYEFYRDRDVAFEGFTAKSYLFREEFTSRIWATRYDFPAIKDGRVKRELLPDETPSGGQGWFINTRRNKFSDPRVRQALTYAFDFEWTNKTIMYGAYARTVSPFQNSDMVAVGPPSPEELKLLEPFRGQVPDDVFGEPFVPPASDGSGQDRALLRKATQLLQQAGLPVKDGKRLLPSGEVFSIEFLIDEVSFKPHHGTLIKNLQTLGIDADLRIVDAVQYRARVEDFDFDITVQRLSMSPTPGDGLRSYFTSDTAKTKGSYNLAGISNPAVDALVAKAIAAETRGELTFACRALDRVFRAGHYWIPQWYRQTHPIAYWDQFSHPPKPPKYASGVGAPDIWWYDAAKAAKLEPAK; this is translated from the coding sequence CTGTCGCATCTGTCGCGCCGCGGCGTGCTCGGCCTCGGGCTCGGCGCGCTCACGGCTCCGTTGATCAAGCCGGCCGTCGCCGCGGAGTTCGGCCCGGACTCGCACGGCGCCTCGGCGTTCGGCGACCTGAAATATCCGGCCGACTTCCGCCAGTTCGACTACGTCAATCCGGACGCGCCGAAGGGCGGGATGTTTTCGCTGATCCCCTCGGTGCGCGCCTACAACCAGTCCTATCAGACGTTCAACTCGTTCAATGCCTATGTCCTCAAGGGCGAGGGCGCGCAGGGCATGGACATGACGTTCGCAACCCTGATGGTGCGCGCGGCCGACGAGCCGGACGCGGTCTATGGGCTGGTCGCGAAGTCGGTTGCGATCTCGCCGGACAAGCTGACCTATCGCTTCGCCCTGCGGCCCGAAGCGCGCTTCCATGACGGTTCGAAGATCACGGCGCACGACGTCGCCTGGTCGCTGAACACCTTGAAGGAGAAGGGCCACCCGCTGATCGTTGTGCAGCTGCGCGACTTCGTGAAGGCCGAGGCGCTCGATGATGCCACAGTCGTGGTGAGCTTCGTCGAGAAGCGCGCCCGCGACGTGCCGCTCTATGTCGTGACGCTGCCGATCTTCTCCAAAGCTTATTACGCCAACCGCGCCTTCGACGAGAATCCGCTCGACGTCCCGCTCGGCTCCGGGCCGTACAAGGTCGGCAAATACGAGATCAACCGCTACGTCGAGTTCGAGCGCGTCAAGGACTGGTGGGCGGCCGATTTGCCGGTCAGCCGCGGCCTATATAATTTCGACATCGTCCGCTACGAGTTCTATCGCGACCGCGACGTCGCCTTCGAAGGCTTCACCGCCAAGAGCTATCTGTTTCGCGAGGAGTTCACCTCGCGCATCTGGGCCACGCGCTACGATTTTCCGGCGATCAAGGACGGCCGCGTCAAGCGCGAGCTGCTGCCGGATGAGACGCCGTCGGGCGGGCAGGGCTGGTTCATCAACACCCGCCGCAACAAGTTCTCAGATCCGCGCGTCCGTCAGGCGCTGACCTACGCCTTCGACTTCGAGTGGACCAACAAGACCATCATGTACGGCGCCTATGCGCGCACCGTGTCGCCGTTCCAGAACTCCGACATGGTTGCGGTCGGCCCGCCGTCGCCGGAGGAGCTGAAGCTGCTGGAGCCGTTCCGCGGCCAGGTCCCTGACGACGTGTTCGGCGAGCCATTCGTGCCGCCGGCCTCCGACGGCTCGGGCCAGGACCGCGCGCTGCTGCGCAAGGCGACGCAATTGCTGCAGCAGGCCGGCCTGCCGGTGAAGGACGGCAAGCGGCTGCTGCCGTCCGGCGAGGTGTTCTCGATCGAGTTCCTGATCGACGAGGTCTCGTTCAAGCCGCACCACGGCACGCTGATCAAGAATTTGCAGACGCTCGGCATCGATGCGGATCTGCGCATCGTCGACGCCGTGCAGTACCGCGCCCGCGTTGAGGATTTCGATTTCGACATCACGGTGCAGCGGCTGTCGATGTCGCCGACCCCCGGCGACGGCCTGCGCTCTTATTTCACCTCGGACACGGCCAAGACCAAGGGCTCCTACAATCTGGCCGGGATCAGCAACCCCGCTGTCGATGCGCTGGTCGCCAAGGCGATCGCCGCGGAGACCCGTGGCGAGCTGACCTTTGCCTGCCGGGCGCTCGATCGCGTGTTCCGCGCCGGGCACTACTGGATCCCGCAATGGTATCGGCAGACCCATCCGATTGCCTATTGGGATCAGTTCAGCCACCCGCCGAAGCCACCGAAATATGCCTCCGGCGTGGGCGCCCCCGACATCTGGTGGTACGATGCCGCCAAGGCCGCAAAGCTGGAGCCCGCGAAGTAG
- a CDS encoding microcin C ABC transporter permease YejB produces the protein MAAYIFRRTLLMLPTLLGILFISFVVVQFAPGGPVERVIAQLTGADTGGTSRISGGSGSDFGARPPGQVGSGGDTNSKYRGAQGLDPAFIKQLEKQFGFDKPAPERFALMVWNFARFDFGKSYFRDTSVLQLIKEKLPVSMSLGIWMTLLTYLISIPLGIRKAVQDGSRFDVWTSAVIIIGYAIPGFLFAILLIILFAGGSFLNIFPLRGLTSDGWADFPWYWKIIDYFWHLTLPLVSMALGAFATMTLLTKNSFLDEIRKQYVMTARAKGCSETQVLYGHVFRNAMLIVIAGFPGTFIHAFFSGSLLIETIFSLDGLGLLSFESILNRDYPVVFGNLYIFSLLGLVINLISDLTYMWIDPRIDFEAREV, from the coding sequence ATGGCCGCCTATATCTTCCGCCGCACGCTTCTGATGCTCCCGACTTTGCTCGGGATCCTCTTCATCTCCTTCGTCGTGGTGCAATTCGCGCCGGGCGGGCCGGTCGAGCGCGTGATCGCGCAACTGACCGGCGCCGACACCGGCGGCACCTCGCGCATCTCCGGCGGCAGCGGCTCGGATTTCGGCGCGCGGCCGCCGGGCCAGGTCGGTTCGGGCGGTGATACCAACTCGAAATATCGCGGCGCGCAGGGGCTCGATCCCGCCTTCATCAAGCAGTTGGAGAAGCAGTTCGGCTTCGACAAGCCGGCACCGGAGCGCTTCGCGCTGATGGTCTGGAACTTCGCCCGCTTCGATTTCGGCAAGAGCTACTTCCGCGACACCTCCGTGCTGCAGCTGATCAAGGAGAAGCTGCCGGTCTCGATGTCGCTCGGCATCTGGATGACCCTGCTGACCTACCTTATTTCGATTCCGCTCGGCATTCGCAAGGCGGTGCAGGACGGCTCGCGCTTCGACGTCTGGACCTCAGCCGTCATCATCATCGGCTACGCGATTCCCGGCTTCCTGTTCGCGATCCTCCTGATCATCCTGTTCGCCGGCGGCTCGTTCCTCAACATCTTCCCGCTGCGGGGGCTGACGTCGGACGGCTGGGCTGACTTCCCCTGGTACTGGAAGATCATCGACTATTTCTGGCATCTCACGTTGCCGCTGGTGTCGATGGCGCTCGGTGCGTTCGCGACCATGACGCTTCTGACCAAGAACTCGTTCCTGGACGAGATCCGCAAGCAATACGTCATGACGGCGCGCGCCAAGGGCTGCAGCGAGACCCAGGTGCTGTACGGCCACGTCTTCCGCAATGCCATGCTGATCGTGATCGCTGGCTTCCCCGGCACCTTCATCCATGCCTTCTTCTCCGGCTCGCTGCTGATCGAGACCATCTTCTCGCTCGACGGCCTCGGCCTGCTCTCGTTCGAGAGCATCCTCAACCGCGACTACCCGGTCGTGTTCGGCAACCTCTACATTTTCTCGCTCTTGGGCCTCGTGATCAATCTGATCTCCGACCTCACTTATATGTGGATCGATCCGCGGATCGATTTCGAGGCGCGGGAGGTCTGA
- a CDS encoding ABC transporter permease, producing MLKTAPIETTTQAPLGEAVPPTRHRFKPSPLNQRRWQNFKANRRGYWSLWLFLVLFIVSMFAELIANDRPFLIKFDGHLYWPAFVSYPETAFGGDFETAADYRDPYLQKLIADKGGTVIWPLIRYSYATHNLDLPTPAPSPPTWMLKESQCKAVVEKKGLKSCRDLEYNWLGTDDQGRDVVARLIYGFRISVLFGLSLTFFSSIIGIAAGGVQGYFGGWVDLLFQRFIEIWNAIPYLYLLLILSAVLVPGFFTLLGIMLLFSWVSLVGLVRAEFLRGRNFEYIQAARALGVSNVVIMWRHLLPNAMVATMTFLPFIVSSSVMTLTALDFLGFGLPPGSPSLGEMLSQAKANVQAPWLGLTGFFSVAIMLSLLIFIGEAVRDAFDPRKTFR from the coding sequence ATGCTGAAAACCGCACCGATCGAGACCACCACCCAGGCGCCGCTCGGCGAGGCCGTGCCGCCGACGCGGCATCGCTTCAAGCCGTCGCCGCTCAACCAGCGCCGCTGGCAGAACTTCAAAGCCAACCGCCGTGGCTACTGGTCGCTGTGGCTGTTCCTGGTCCTGTTCATCGTCTCGATGTTCGCCGAGCTGATCGCCAACGACCGGCCGTTCCTGATCAAGTTCGACGGCCATCTGTATTGGCCGGCCTTCGTCTCCTATCCGGAGACCGCATTCGGCGGCGACTTCGAAACCGCGGCCGACTATCGCGACCCTTATCTGCAGAAGCTGATCGCGGACAAGGGCGGCACCGTGATCTGGCCGCTGATCCGCTACTCCTACGCCACCCACAATCTCGACCTGCCGACGCCGGCGCCATCGCCGCCGACCTGGATGCTGAAGGAATCGCAGTGCAAGGCGGTGGTCGAGAAAAAGGGGCTGAAGAGCTGCAGGGATCTCGAATACAACTGGCTCGGCACTGACGACCAGGGTCGCGACGTCGTCGCGCGCCTGATCTACGGCTTCCGCATCTCCGTGCTATTCGGCCTGTCGCTCACGTTCTTCTCGTCGATCATCGGCATCGCCGCCGGCGGGGTGCAGGGCTATTTCGGCGGCTGGGTCGATCTCCTGTTCCAGCGTTTCATCGAGATCTGGAACGCGATTCCCTATCTCTATCTGCTGCTGATCCTCTCGGCCGTGCTGGTGCCCGGCTTCTTCACCTTGCTCGGCATCATGCTGCTGTTCTCCTGGGTGTCGCTGGTGGGACTCGTGCGCGCCGAATTCCTGCGCGGCCGCAATTTCGAATACATCCAGGCGGCGCGTGCGCTCGGCGTCTCCAACGTCGTCATCATGTGGCGGCATCTGCTGCCGAACGCGATGGTCGCCACCATGACCTTTCTGCCCTTCATCGTGTCGAGCTCCGTGATGACCTTGACCGCCCTCGACTTCCTCGGCTTCGGCCTGCCGCCGGGATCGCCGTCCCTCGGCGAGATGCTGTCGCAGGCGAAGGCCAACGTGCAGGCGCCGTGGCTCGGCCTCACCGGCTTCTTCTCGGTCGCGATCATGCTGTCGCTCCTCATCTTCATCGGCGAGGCCGTGCGCGACGCCTTCGATCCGCGCAAGACGTTCAGGTGA